From one Bacteroides eggerthii genomic stretch:
- a CDS encoding malectin domain-containing carbohydrate-binding protein, whose product MKKFLILMQLFFSTAFFASAQVQTEISQDELARIYEEVKTPYKYGMVIAPQDNGHKIDCPTVFREGDSWYMTYVVYNGKTGQDGRGYETWLAKSSDLLHWKTLGRVLAYRDGKWDCNQRGGFPALADMEWGGTYQLQQYKGRHWMTYLGGSGTGYESVREPLYVGVASTDKPITEAHEWQASDKPILHIDDKDAQWWEKLTQYKSTVYWDKSKRFGKQFVMFYNAAGVHPQTGKKAERVGIALSDNMKKWTRYAGNPVFAHEIAGGITGDAHIQRMGDFYVMFYFSAFDPKRTYKAFNTFAVSRDLVHWTDWQGADLIIPSKEYDELFAHKSYVVKHDGVVYHFYCAVNNADQRGIAVATSRPMGQSDVRFPVRDIKSRRIFTDLNRGWKTWLTESTQTNQPYVKLHHPVTVNLPHNWDDYYGYRQLTHGNLHGTALYTRSFEVRKQEGRRYFLQFEGIGTYATIALNGKAFSRQPVGRTTLTLDVTDVLVDGENRLEVKAEHPELIADMPWVCGGCSSEWGFSEGSQPLGIFRPVTLVETDEVRIEPFGVHIWNNEKADSVFVDLEIKNYSKHLQEIEVVNKLSDADGRQTFRLTQKLTLKPGELRIIRQQSPVKDASRWSTEKPYLYKLASVIKRSGRTTDEVSTPFGIRTLSWPVKRFTPEGPVVGSHDGRFFLNGIPTFLNGVCEYEHQFGQSHAFSKEQVLARVKGLKAAGFNAFRDAHQPHHLDYQTYFDREGMVWWTQFSAHVWYDTPEFRENFKKLLRQWVKERRNSPSLSLWGLQNESTLPREFAEECCDIIREMDPTAVTMRPITTCNGGDGSDWNVIQNWSGTYGGDIYKYGHELSRPNQLLNGEYGAWRSIDLHTEPAAFDAKGIWSEERMCLLMETKIRQAESVKDSVCGQFQWIYSSHDNPGRRQPDEALRRIDKVGPFNYKGLVTPWEEPLDVYYMYKSNYRLPEEEPMVYLVSHTWNNRFEKSGRRRATIEAYSNCDSVLLYNDATNDVYLGRKVNHGRGTHFTWENRDIRYNVLRAVGYYDGKPVAEDVLVLKGLERAPHFEALYCPSAIVPTAADNNADLLKPASGYTYLYRINCGGDAYTDSYGEQWMQDSRMFSHSWAEKFDSISPYQASQRTTFDPIHGTRDWALFQSFRFGRHHLNYRFPVSEPGRYRIELYFTEPWHGTGGGEKTDCEGFRIFDVAVNGKTLIDDLDIWAKSGHDGAFRRVVEAEAVNGELLIDFPEVKSGQAIICAIAIAKKGEVEKRPMLPLVKASDVFSWSAMGADTLVKMPKEMLPEDKNTRSVVKYQAEEALVKGNFEKREYKKETGIFFGKSKKESCIIWEINTGLAQVYALRFKFMNSNKQPLPVRLQFIDAKGVVLKDDWLRFAPTPGKWRMLSTTTGTFINAGHYKLILSADSLDGFAIDGVEIQ is encoded by the coding sequence ATGAAGAAGTTTTTGATTTTGATGCAGTTGTTCTTCTCAACAGCATTTTTTGCCTCGGCACAAGTTCAAACAGAAATCTCGCAAGATGAGCTTGCCCGTATTTATGAGGAGGTAAAGACCCCTTATAAGTATGGTATGGTGATTGCCCCCCAGGATAATGGGCATAAAATAGACTGTCCCACAGTGTTTCGCGAAGGTGATTCCTGGTATATGACCTATGTGGTTTACAATGGGAAAACCGGGCAGGATGGTCGTGGCTACGAGACTTGGTTGGCGAAAAGCTCCGATCTGCTGCATTGGAAAACTTTGGGACGCGTACTTGCTTATCGTGACGGAAAGTGGGACTGTAATCAGCGCGGAGGTTTCCCCGCACTTGCCGATATGGAGTGGGGAGGTACCTATCAATTACAGCAATATAAAGGCCGTCATTGGATGACTTATTTGGGAGGTTCGGGTACCGGTTACGAGTCGGTCCGTGAACCGTTGTATGTGGGCGTGGCAAGTACCGATAAACCTATTACAGAGGCGCATGAATGGCAGGCGTCCGATAAGCCGATTCTGCATATTGATGATAAGGACGCCCAATGGTGGGAAAAACTCACGCAATACAAGAGTACTGTGTATTGGGATAAGTCGAAACGTTTTGGCAAGCAGTTCGTAATGTTCTACAATGCTGCAGGCGTGCACCCACAGACTGGCAAGAAGGCAGAACGTGTAGGTATTGCCCTTTCCGATAATATGAAGAAATGGACCCGTTATGCAGGCAATCCGGTTTTTGCACATGAAATTGCGGGAGGCATTACCGGTGATGCGCATATTCAGCGTATGGGTGACTTCTATGTAATGTTCTACTTCTCGGCTTTTGATCCAAAACGCACCTATAAGGCTTTCAATACTTTTGCTGTTAGTCGTGACTTGGTACACTGGACCGACTGGCAGGGAGCCGATTTGATTATCCCTTCAAAAGAATATGATGAACTTTTTGCGCATAAAAGTTATGTTGTGAAGCATGACGGTGTGGTATATCATTTTTATTGTGCAGTGAACAACGCGGACCAGCGTGGTATTGCCGTAGCTACAAGCCGTCCTATGGGACAGTCGGACGTACGTTTTCCAGTTCGCGATATTAAAAGCCGTCGTATTTTTACCGATTTGAACAGAGGGTGGAAAACCTGGCTGACCGAATCGACACAAACCAATCAGCCGTATGTGAAACTTCATCATCCTGTTACGGTGAACTTGCCGCATAACTGGGATGACTATTATGGGTACCGTCAACTGACGCATGGCAATTTGCATGGGACGGCCCTATACACTCGTTCGTTCGAAGTCCGAAAACAAGAAGGCCGCCGTTATTTTCTTCAATTTGAGGGGATAGGTACGTATGCTACCATTGCTCTGAATGGTAAGGCTTTTAGTCGGCAGCCGGTAGGACGTACCACATTGACGCTCGATGTGACAGATGTCTTGGTTGATGGTGAGAACCGCTTGGAAGTAAAAGCCGAACATCCGGAATTGATTGCCGATATGCCTTGGGTCTGCGGCGGTTGCTCTTCGGAATGGGGATTCAGCGAAGGGTCACAACCGCTTGGCATTTTCCGCCCTGTGACGCTGGTTGAAACCGATGAGGTGCGTATCGAACCTTTCGGAGTACACATTTGGAACAATGAGAAAGCAGATAGCGTGTTTGTTGATTTGGAAATAAAGAATTATAGCAAACACTTACAAGAAATTGAGGTTGTGAATAAGTTGAGTGATGCTGATGGGAGACAGACTTTCCGTTTGACTCAGAAATTGACTTTGAAACCGGGTGAGTTAAGAATAATTCGCCAGCAATCTCCGGTGAAGGATGCGAGCCGTTGGAGTACGGAGAAGCCTTATCTTTATAAATTGGCTTCGGTGATTAAACGTTCGGGCAGAACTACGGACGAAGTTTCCACGCCTTTTGGTATTCGTACCCTTAGCTGGCCGGTGAAGCGTTTTACTCCCGAAGGTCCTGTAGTGGGAAGTCATGACGGACGCTTTTTCCTCAATGGTATTCCCACCTTCCTCAATGGAGTATGTGAGTATGAGCATCAGTTTGGGCAGAGCCATGCATTCAGTAAAGAACAGGTGCTGGCTCGTGTGAAGGGGCTGAAAGCTGCCGGATTTAATGCATTTCGCGATGCTCATCAGCCACATCATCTTGATTATCAAACGTACTTTGATAGAGAGGGTATGGTTTGGTGGACACAATTCTCCGCACATGTCTGGTATGACACTCCCGAATTTCGCGAGAATTTCAAGAAACTGCTTCGCCAATGGGTGAAGGAGCGCCGTAACTCTCCCAGTCTTTCCCTTTGGGGATTACAGAATGAGAGCACCTTGCCACGTGAGTTTGCCGAGGAGTGTTGTGATATTATTCGTGAGATGGATCCTACGGCAGTCACTATGCGGCCTATAACTACCTGTAATGGCGGTGATGGTTCGGATTGGAATGTTATTCAGAACTGGAGTGGAACTTACGGGGGGGATATTTATAAATACGGACATGAGTTATCCCGTCCCAACCAGTTGTTAAACGGTGAATATGGCGCGTGGCGCAGTATTGATTTGCACACCGAGCCTGCAGCTTTTGACGCTAAAGGCATTTGGAGTGAGGAACGCATGTGTCTGCTTATGGAAACTAAGATACGTCAGGCAGAGAGTGTGAAGGATTCTGTTTGCGGGCAGTTTCAATGGATTTACAGTAGCCATGACAATCCGGGGCGTCGTCAGCCGGACGAGGCTTTGCGCCGTATTGACAAGGTAGGGCCTTTCAATTACAAGGGGTTGGTTACTCCTTGGGAAGAACCGCTTGATGTATATTATATGTATAAGTCCAATTATCGTTTGCCAGAGGAGGAGCCTATGGTTTACCTTGTTTCGCACACTTGGAACAACCGGTTTGAAAAAAGCGGGCGTCGTCGTGCAACGATTGAGGCTTATAGCAATTGTGATAGTGTGTTGCTCTATAATGATGCCACCAATGATGTGTATCTTGGCCGTAAGGTGAATCATGGTCGTGGAACCCATTTCACATGGGAGAATCGCGACATACGCTACAATGTGCTACGTGCTGTCGGTTACTATGACGGTAAGCCTGTAGCTGAGGATGTGCTGGTGCTGAAGGGCCTGGAGCGAGCTCCCCATTTTGAAGCTCTCTACTGTCCATCGGCTATTGTGCCTACCGCTGCCGATAACAATGCCGATCTGTTGAAACCGGCTTCCGGTTATACCTACTTATATCGGATAAATTGCGGAGGAGATGCCTATACCGATAGTTATGGAGAGCAATGGATGCAGGACTCTCGCATGTTCTCTCATTCATGGGCTGAAAAGTTCGATTCTATCTCTCCCTATCAAGCAAGCCAACGTACAACTTTCGATCCTATACATGGTACACGTGATTGGGCGCTTTTCCAAAGTTTTCGTTTCGGACGCCATCATCTTAACTATCGTTTCCCTGTATCCGAACCGGGACGCTATCGTATAGAGCTCTATTTTACAGAGCCTTGGCATGGTACTGGGGGCGGTGAAAAAACTGATTGTGAGGGATTCCGTATCTTTGACGTAGCCGTAAATGGCAAAACGTTGATTGATGATCTTGACATTTGGGCAAAAAGCGGGCATGACGGTGCTTTCCGCAGAGTGGTAGAGGCTGAGGCTGTGAATGGCGAGCTGCTCATTGATTTTCCTGAAGTTAAATCCGGGCAGGCTATTATATGTGCTATTGCCATTGCTAAAAAGGGAGAAGTGGAGAAACGTCCGATGTTGCCGTTGGTGAAAGCTTCCGATGTTTTCTCTTGGAGTGCGATGGGTGCCGATACGCTTGTCAAGATGCCGAAAGAAATGCTGCCCGAAGACAAAAATACCCGTAGCGTTGTAAAATATCAGGCTGAAGAAGCGTTGGTGAAAGGTAATTTTGAAAAACGTGAGTATAAGAAAGAAACAGGAATTTTCTTCGGAAAGAGCAAGAAGGAGAGTTGTATAATCTGGGAGATAAATACAGGGTTGGCGCAAGTGTATGCCCTTCGCTTTAAGTTCATGAATAGTAATAAACAACCTTTGCCGGTTCGTTTGCAGTTCATCGATGCTAAAGGAGTGGTTTTAAAAGATGATTGGCTCCGGTTTGCTCCTACACCCGGCAAATGGAGAATGTTGAGCACTACTACGGGTACGTTTATCAATGCCGGCCACTATAAGCTGATATTGAGTGCCGACAGTCTGGATGGCTTTGCCATTGATGGCGTTGAGATACAATAG
- a CDS encoding sugar phosphate isomerase/epimerase family protein produces the protein MKKRGNLKYCVIVLILSWVLSPVLAQQANTLSHRYKVAACDWMMLKRQKLGEFKLSHEIGADGVEMDMGGLGKRDTFDNKLHQVYFQELFKKTAAEYQIEVPSIAMSGFYGQSFLKHRNYRVLIDDCIKTMQVMGAKIAYLPLGGCGNDWKTDDEQRRRLVSRLHVAGEMAHSEGLVIGIRTGLSAKEDIKLLEQINSEGIQIYFSVQEALDNKRDLYKELKTLGRKRICQIHISETDGVTLPHSKNIDMHRVKEQLDKMGWSGWLVVERSRDAGDVRNVKKNFGMNIRYLKEVFQDAK, from the coding sequence ATGAAAAAAAGGGGTAATTTAAAATACTGTGTGATTGTGCTGATTTTAAGCTGGGTACTTTCACCAGTGTTGGCACAACAGGCGAATACGCTTTCGCACCGTTACAAAGTTGCGGCTTGCGACTGGATGATGCTGAAAAGACAAAAGCTGGGCGAATTTAAACTTTCGCATGAGATTGGTGCTGACGGTGTAGAGATGGATATGGGCGGTCTGGGTAAACGGGACACCTTCGATAACAAGCTGCATCAAGTGTATTTTCAGGAATTATTCAAGAAAACGGCTGCCGAGTATCAGATTGAGGTACCCTCGATAGCAATGTCGGGCTTTTATGGACAGAGTTTCCTGAAGCACCGTAATTACCGGGTATTAATCGATGACTGTATTAAAACGATGCAGGTGATGGGTGCCAAGATTGCTTATCTGCCATTGGGGGGATGCGGCAATGATTGGAAAACAGATGATGAACAACGCCGCCGGTTGGTGAGTCGTTTGCATGTGGCTGGCGAAATGGCCCATAGCGAAGGACTAGTGATAGGTATTCGTACAGGTCTGTCTGCCAAGGAGGATATCAAGCTTCTTGAACAGATCAATTCGGAAGGTATTCAAATATACTTCAGTGTACAGGAAGCATTGGACAATAAACGCGATTTATATAAAGAATTAAAGACATTGGGCAGGAAGCGTATCTGTCAGATACATATCTCGGAAACTGACGGCGTGACACTTCCCCACAGTAAGAATATCGATATGCATCGTGTAAAGGAACAGCTTGATAAGATGGGATGGAGTGGTTGGCTGGTGGTAGAGCGTTCGCGCGATGCTGGGGATGTGCGTAATGTGAAGAAAAACTTCGGGATGAATATAAGGTACTTAAAAGAAGTATTCCAAGATGCTAAATAA
- a CDS encoding SusC/RagA family TonB-linked outer membrane protein, translating into MKQKKSFLCRHNRCLNTAKAICVSFLFSIPAGTAVAAVHAAEVDIVQQNETVKGTVLDEQGIPVIGANVKVVGTTVGAITDLDGNFSINAPKGAKIEVSFIGYVTQVVTAPSRGALKVVLREDAQLLEEVVVVGYGTQRVKDLTGAASNVKMDEIPDSPGSSLIDALAGQIVGLDVNQGDGRPGSTGSFTIRQPMSFDKTSNFNQPLIVIDDVVQVNAEGEPSMDAFNMLSSSEIESMTVLKDASAAVYGSRASSGVILVKTKRGSVGTPKISYSGKIDFSDAVSHAKTMNSYELGVFTNRLFDQTDRVKGDNSNAYYKYSDEELQAMKGLNYNWLDKAWDPAVSHRHSLTVNGGSDKVTYFAGVNFQDQGSNLGKVQSYNKWSFRAGGDVKVASGLKLSASVSGYNTDKVGNNIQVNIGSGPWGNQSPSRDYVQLNHMPKFIPWDTQIVDPLTGETKRHFVSPWGGPKLLDTKPDSQVTGYPLWNYFAEEESTSRKYNTSNGYNANFSLNYDVPFVRGLSLKGTYSITYANTHSEEAGAYYALARAGNTNKEGMHLLGDHTEWGYINYGDPEGDNLDKKPRVKYGKKSTKSEQMSFAINYARVFGKHDVAATAVVERAESEGDDLSQLYRGMSMSYGGTSATAGTLSSDAQGTYYRRYESGALSYIGRASYKYDNRYLAQFVFRSDASTKFAPENYWGFFPTGSFGWVASEEKFFKNLKLDEIFDFFKLRYSIGKTGKDNVAAWQWLQIYKIEPTGGMGFGSLGGSFASGAIINGTANRDIKWDTTIKQNFGIDMNMLNNRLSVSADFYYDKTKDLIMMISSDEEPIVIGAKLPSINYGKKNAWGLEFSVNWKDQINQAILPKWGPIKYQIGMDYGISWNSTVLGDEPTFDYPAEIANQKNWTGYHGMGGTYGFKTWKHTSSGDGILRNQADIDKYWDYLTKLAEAAGTSPNFLGITSKEKMYPGMLVYEDVNGDIDTKNKTIAGPNGVISRDHGEDYVELADNRIHTINTKLRLQWGNFSWSAQLATSWGGFTDFRGIAAKADDFIWSQYSFVTDMFDEVENPNGRYPIMAAGNAWGETSDFWQVSSFRMYVRNMSFSYSLPKSLLKKAKIDALSVSLSGNNLWDFHNPYPDHFVNMYDGISTGYPTLRTWSLGVNLTF; encoded by the coding sequence ATGAAACAAAAGAAATCTTTTCTATGTAGACACAACAGATGCCTTAATACAGCGAAGGCTATTTGTGTTTCTTTCTTATTCTCTATTCCTGCCGGTACTGCCGTAGCTGCTGTTCATGCAGCGGAGGTAGACATTGTCCAGCAGAATGAGACAGTGAAAGGCACAGTGTTGGATGAACAAGGCATTCCGGTAATTGGTGCGAATGTCAAAGTTGTTGGTACTACTGTCGGTGCTATTACGGATCTTGACGGTAATTTCTCGATTAATGCTCCTAAAGGTGCTAAGATTGAAGTCTCTTTTATCGGTTATGTTACTCAAGTGGTAACAGCTCCGTCAAGAGGAGCACTGAAGGTTGTTCTTCGTGAGGATGCTCAGTTGCTGGAGGAAGTCGTCGTGGTAGGTTATGGTACGCAGCGCGTGAAGGACCTTACTGGTGCGGCATCAAATGTGAAGATGGATGAGATTCCTGACTCTCCGGGTTCTTCGTTGATAGACGCTCTTGCCGGACAGATAGTAGGTTTGGATGTAAACCAGGGAGATGGCCGTCCGGGCTCTACCGGTTCATTTACTATACGTCAGCCGATGAGTTTTGACAAGACTTCCAATTTTAACCAACCTCTTATCGTAATCGATGATGTAGTGCAGGTCAATGCAGAGGGCGAGCCTTCTATGGATGCCTTTAATATGCTCAGTTCATCTGAAATCGAGAGCATGACAGTGCTGAAGGATGCTTCGGCGGCTGTTTATGGTTCGCGTGCATCTTCGGGGGTTATTCTTGTCAAGACTAAACGTGGTTCTGTGGGTACTCCGAAAATTTCGTATTCGGGTAAGATCGACTTCTCTGATGCCGTAAGCCATGCTAAAACGATGAATTCTTATGAATTGGGCGTATTTACCAATCGTCTTTTCGATCAGACAGACCGGGTGAAAGGAGATAATAGTAATGCGTATTATAAGTATTCTGATGAAGAATTGCAAGCCATGAAAGGGCTTAATTATAACTGGCTAGACAAAGCTTGGGATCCGGCTGTTTCTCACCGTCACTCTCTGACTGTGAACGGTGGTTCGGACAAGGTGACTTACTTTGCAGGGGTTAACTTTCAGGATCAAGGATCGAATTTAGGAAAGGTTCAGAGCTACAATAAGTGGTCATTCCGCGCAGGCGGTGATGTAAAGGTAGCTTCAGGCCTGAAACTTTCGGCTTCAGTGTCGGGCTACAATACGGACAAGGTGGGTAATAATATCCAAGTCAATATCGGTTCCGGACCTTGGGGTAACCAAAGCCCTTCTAGAGATTATGTCCAACTCAATCACATGCCTAAGTTTATTCCCTGGGATACTCAGATCGTAGACCCTCTTACGGGAGAGACAAAAAGGCATTTTGTTTCGCCTTGGGGCGGTCCGAAGTTGCTGGATACCAAACCGGACAGTCAGGTTACAGGTTATCCTTTGTGGAACTATTTTGCTGAAGAGGAGTCTACGTCAAGAAAATATAATACATCGAACGGCTACAATGCTAATTTCTCGCTGAATTATGATGTACCTTTCGTGAGAGGATTAAGCTTGAAGGGAACCTACTCTATTACGTATGCTAATACACATTCTGAAGAAGCTGGCGCATATTATGCCTTGGCTCGTGCAGGCAACACCAATAAAGAGGGCATGCACCTTTTGGGTGATCATACAGAATGGGGATATATTAATTATGGCGATCCCGAAGGCGATAACTTGGACAAGAAGCCACGTGTGAAATATGGCAAGAAATCCACTAAGAGCGAACAGATGAGTTTTGCTATCAATTATGCCCGCGTTTTCGGCAAGCACGATGTTGCTGCTACGGCGGTTGTGGAACGTGCTGAGAGTGAAGGTGACGATTTGTCGCAGCTGTATAGAGGTATGAGTATGTCTTACGGAGGCACAAGTGCTACGGCAGGTACATTGAGCTCTGATGCTCAGGGTACGTATTATCGTCGTTATGAGAGCGGCGCTTTGTCATACATCGGAAGAGCAAGCTATAAGTACGATAATCGTTATTTGGCTCAGTTCGTATTCCGTTCGGATGCTTCTACAAAGTTTGCTCCCGAAAATTATTGGGGTTTCTTTCCTACTGGTTCGTTCGGTTGGGTTGCTTCAGAAGAAAAATTCTTCAAGAACCTTAAACTTGATGAAATTTTCGACTTCTTCAAATTGCGTTACAGCATTGGTAAGACAGGTAAGGACAATGTCGCTGCATGGCAGTGGCTCCAAATCTACAAAATAGAACCTACGGGCGGTATGGGCTTCGGTTCGCTGGGAGGATCGTTCGCATCTGGTGCCATTATCAATGGTACTGCCAACCGTGACATTAAGTGGGACACCACTATCAAGCAGAACTTCGGTATAGACATGAATATGCTCAATAACCGTCTGTCTGTATCAGCCGATTTCTATTATGACAAGACAAAAGACCTTATCATGATGATATCTTCTGACGAGGAACCAATTGTGATTGGAGCCAAACTCCCTTCTATCAACTATGGTAAGAAGAATGCATGGGGACTTGAATTTTCAGTAAACTGGAAAGATCAGATAAACCAGGCGATTCTGCCTAAATGGGGTCCGATTAAGTATCAGATAGGAATGGATTACGGTATATCATGGAACAGTACTGTGCTTGGCGACGAGCCTACATTCGATTATCCCGCTGAAATAGCCAACCAAAAGAACTGGACTGGTTATCATGGCATGGGTGGTACCTATGGCTTTAAGACGTGGAAACACACAAGTTCGGGCGATGGTATTCTCCGCAACCAGGCGGATATTGATAAGTATTGGGACTATCTGACTAAGTTGGCAGAGGCAGCGGGTACATCTCCAAACTTCCTCGGCATTACCTCAAAAGAAAAAATGTATCCGGGAATGTTGGTATACGAAGATGTTAACGGAGATATTGATACGAAAAACAAGACCATTGCCGGTCCTAACGGTGTGATATCAAGGGATCATGGTGAAGATTATGTTGAATTGGCTGATAACCGGATTCATACTATCAATACGAAACTCCGCTTACAGTGGGGCAACTTCAGTTGGTCAGCCCAGCTTGCTACCTCATGGGGTGGATTTACTGATTTTCGCGGTATAGCTGCCAAGGCGGACGATTTCATCTGGAGCCAATACTCTTTTGTAACTGATATGTTCGATGAGGTAGAGAATCCTAATGGACGCTATCCGATTATGGCTGCGGGCAATGCTTGGGGAGAAACGTCAGATTTCTGGCAAGTATCTTCATTCCGTATGTATGTGCGAAACATGTCTTTCTCTTATTCACTTCCAAAATCACTGCTGAAAAAAGCAAAGATTGATGCGCTTTCTGTCAGCCTGAGCGGTAATAACCTGTGGGACTTCCACAACCCGTACCCGGATCATTTTGTGAATATGTATGATGGTATCAGTACAGGATATCCTACGTTGAGAACTTGGAGTCTTGGTGTGAATCTGACATTCTGA
- a CDS encoding RagB/SusD family nutrient uptake outer membrane protein, translated as MKNLFKTYIGVACLMVGISSCSDDFLKEKKDYNNMTTVDVYSDKGQATAVLAKLYKQCFETYNSPLCGADPIMRHDKNTGGQQAKFSEEMTGWKGSYYDGSVQKQVKAGNHISNPPYWNAPRSDTKNYNNFDKKTLYPTVYVINNFIQEIERSRSLIADNVFWDRLKGQAIFMRAWLFFDAAREWGGFPYYCTDIDMPDMDTKSPRMPMQECIDKVCEDFKQAASLLPAKWDNENYGRFTSVAALAMSARARIFMASPIFNANWDNPDSQRWQQALEASLAALKAADDAGYGTSVTDINSWDKAFYGFNNTFNPESIITLMMCDDPLVPGVFNKWENKIRPSAVASNDGAGIPAPEEILRVFPMKSGKEATPANGYDDEKFYRDRDPRFYRTFAFSGCEWPGVEKPLWLFAYKYSDKDGNMYRYTDGRKGDSGVSGKSRAIVWKMSDPKTAIGAENSSSTDIMEYRYGELLLNVAECYAAQGKAECLTYLGKVRSRVGILSTDNYGLGSISGRYELIKAVLTERQIELAYEGKRPWDLKRWLLFEGGAGFDPNIGGGYNSGTGAYDPELAWGAGWKIYDGQNGRPNYTRTDNVLTRLGMKPLSGTKHTSKIWAYDIDNIHAVDEYEGDKVNHPLIDNELYKKVPAIKRDMNETEREVALNKLDEFYEGVNMKTYDPIEKLGDKYGMDSGATEKDRNFLFAWRGWYYIYPIHYDMYDAGKGNTWIEQTAGWMIENRTPSCTTVDEQNGTYYYCTVEE; from the coding sequence ATGAAGAATCTATTTAAGACATATATCGGTGTTGCGTGTTTGATGGTTGGAATCTCCTCATGCAGCGATGACTTCTTGAAAGAAAAGAAAGACTATAACAACATGACTACTGTCGATGTGTATAGTGACAAAGGGCAAGCTACGGCTGTACTTGCCAAACTCTATAAACAGTGCTTTGAGACTTATAATTCTCCTCTTTGCGGGGCAGATCCTATCATGCGGCATGATAAGAATACCGGTGGCCAGCAGGCTAAATTTTCGGAAGAAATGACCGGTTGGAAAGGAAGCTATTATGATGGTTCGGTCCAGAAGCAGGTAAAGGCGGGTAATCACATTTCCAATCCTCCTTATTGGAATGCTCCCCGTTCTGATACGAAAAACTATAATAATTTTGATAAAAAGACCCTTTATCCCACTGTTTATGTTATTAATAACTTTATTCAGGAGATAGAACGTTCACGTTCACTTATTGCGGATAATGTGTTTTGGGACCGGTTGAAAGGTCAGGCTATTTTCATGCGTGCATGGCTTTTCTTTGATGCCGCAAGAGAATGGGGCGGATTTCCTTATTATTGTACTGATATTGATATGCCTGACATGGACACTAAGTCGCCACGTATGCCTATGCAGGAATGTATTGATAAAGTTTGTGAAGATTTTAAACAGGCTGCCTCTTTACTGCCTGCCAAATGGGATAACGAGAATTACGGCCGTTTTACCTCCGTAGCGGCTTTGGCAATGTCTGCCCGCGCCCGTATTTTCATGGCAAGTCCTATCTTTAATGCAAATTGGGACAACCCGGACAGCCAACGCTGGCAGCAAGCGCTCGAGGCTTCTCTTGCTGCTTTGAAGGCTGCCGATGATGCCGGTTATGGAACCAGTGTGACGGACATTAATTCATGGGACAAGGCTTTTTATGGCTTCAATAATACATTCAACCCCGAAAGTATTATTACCTTAATGATGTGTGATGATCCTTTGGTGCCTGGTGTATTTAATAAGTGGGAAAACAAGATTCGTCCGAGTGCCGTAGCCAGTAATGATGGGGCAGGTATCCCTGCTCCCGAGGAGATATTGAGAGTTTTCCCTATGAAGAGTGGTAAAGAAGCTACTCCGGCTAACGGCTATGATGATGAGAAGTTCTATCGTGATAGAGACCCCCGTTTCTACCGTACATTTGCATTCTCAGGTTGCGAATGGCCGGGTGTTGAGAAACCCCTTTGGCTTTTTGCTTACAAGTATAGCGATAAGGATGGAAACATGTATCGTTACACAGATGGACGTAAGGGTGATAGTGGAGTGTCCGGTAAGAGTCGTGCTATTGTTTGGAAGATGAGTGATCCTAAAACTGCAATAGGCGCTGAGAATTCGAGTTCTACGGATATTATGGAATATCGTTACGGTGAACTTCTTTTAAATGTGGCAGAGTGTTACGCAGCTCAAGGAAAGGCTGAATGTCTGACTTATCTTGGAAAGGTTCGTTCGCGTGTGGGTATTCTATCTACGGATAATTATGGATTAGGTTCAATCAGCGGACGGTATGAACTCATTAAGGCTGTTTTAACTGAGCGTCAGATTGAACTGGCATATGAAGGGAAACGTCCTTGGGATTTGAAGCGCTGGTTGCTGTTTGAAGGCGGTGCTGGATTTGACCCCAATATTGGTGGCGGATATAATTCCGGAACAGGCGCATACGACCCGGAACTTGCTTGGGGAGCGGGATGGAAAATCTATGATGGTCAGAACGGCCGTCCTAACTATACCCGTACAGATAATGTTCTGACCCGCCTTGGCATGAAACCTTTGTCGGGAACTAAACATACGAGCAAAATTTGGGCTTATGATATTGACAATATACATGCGGTCGATGAGTATGAAGGCGATAAAGTGAATCATCCTTTGATTGACAATGAACTTTATAAGAAGGTTCCTGCCATTAAACGTGATATGAATGAAACTGAGCGTGAAGTAGCTTTGAATAAACTTGATGAATTCTACGAAGGCGTGAATATGAAGACTTACGATCCTATCGAGAAACTGGGAGACAAGTATGGTATGGATTCGGGAGCTACGGAGAAAGATCGTAATTTCTTGTTTGCATGGCGTGGATGGTACTATATTTATCCTATTCATTACGATATGTATGATGCAGGGAAGGGTAATACTTGGATTGAGCAAACAGCTGGTTGGATGATCGAAAACCGTACTCCTTCGTGCACAACAGTCGATGAGCAGAATGGTACTTATTACTATTGTACCGTAGAGGAATAG